In the genome of Vibrio sp. 16, one region contains:
- a CDS encoding S1 family peptidase encodes MKRLTAVLAVMLSAGVHAGDVNPYIINGSPTTDSELSGNYPTFTSLYFHDGSKFGNYCGGTIIDAQHVLTAAHCIYRDYEAMLHTWVVPGLADQTKYNNGGYQSARVEKIYYQSSYSPNLDPSKGPVLPDDIAILKLERPLSIGNYSSYLNTTTNDVYANTRGADTFKAIGRGYTNHVANDKGQTVTRTTTNVVMQTSLTFASSGICSSTSKQLCFDGPLSGSYKNSTCNGDSGGPVYWYDGFKYQQIGITSYGPGTCGDQDRPYTSVFTEVYDYANWINNVVNGAVDPTFEVRKSSGVRSLFNFSTGWVMRSSSALSDETSMPKISSTSSIGSSGSSGGSLGLFSVLLLGALSLRKKIRR; translated from the coding sequence ATGAAAAGGCTTACTGCAGTTCTTGCCGTGATGCTCTCAGCTGGAGTGCATGCGGGGGATGTAAACCCGTACATTATTAATGGTAGCCCGACGACCGACAGTGAACTGAGTGGCAATTACCCTACGTTTACCAGTCTGTATTTTCATGATGGGTCGAAGTTTGGTAACTACTGTGGCGGTACCATCATTGATGCTCAACACGTGTTAACTGCGGCTCACTGTATCTATCGAGATTATGAAGCCATGCTCCACACTTGGGTTGTTCCCGGTCTTGCGGACCAAACCAAGTACAATAATGGCGGTTACCAATCTGCACGAGTTGAGAAAATTTACTATCAAAGCTCTTACAGCCCCAATTTGGATCCTTCGAAGGGGCCTGTCCTTCCTGATGATATCGCTATTCTTAAACTAGAAAGACCACTATCTATTGGCAACTACAGTAGCTATCTAAACACAACTACGAATGATGTTTACGCTAACACGCGAGGAGCCGATACGTTTAAAGCGATAGGTCGAGGCTACACCAACCATGTTGCTAACGATAAAGGTCAAACTGTTACAAGGACGACGACGAATGTTGTTATGCAGACCAGTTTAACCTTTGCCTCTAGCGGAATCTGTAGTTCTACTAGTAAACAATTGTGTTTCGATGGCCCGCTATCGGGTAGCTACAAGAACTCAACCTGTAATGGTGACTCGGGTGGACCAGTTTATTGGTATGACGGTTTTAAATACCAGCAGATAGGTATTACAAGCTACGGCCCGGGGACCTGTGGGGATCAAGACCGTCCGTATACTTCGGTCTTTACGGAGGTATACGACTACGCAAACTGGATCAACAATGTGGTTAATGGTGCAGTCGATCCTACTTTTGAAGTTAGAAAATCATCAGGCGTTCGTTCGTTGTTCAACTTTTCGACAGGTTGGGTGATGAGATCATCTTCAGCGCTATCGGATGAAACCTCGATGCCAAAAATTAGCTCAACGAGCTCAATCGGTTCCTCTGGCTCTAGCGGCGGCTCACTGGGCTTATTTTCTGTGTTGCTGCTAGGCGCATTGTCTCTTAGAAAGAAAATCCGCCGCTAA
- a CDS encoding DUF2256 domain-containing protein, with protein MRKSTTAKGFKAHLDTKVCPVCLRPFSWRKKWRNNWANVIYCSDGCRKRKTVSMGLGDER; from the coding sequence ATGAGAAAATCAACCACTGCCAAAGGATTCAAAGCGCACCTCGACACCAAGGTGTGCCCTGTTTGCCTGCGTCCATTCAGTTGGCGCAAAAAGTGGCGAAATAACTGGGCCAATGTGATCTATTGCTCAGATGGGTGCAGAAAACGCAAAACCGTCAGCATGGGGTTAGGTGATGAGAGGTGA
- a CDS encoding helix-turn-helix domain-containing protein, producing MPEDIYDEYPSLTLAKESSDQNIEPLKLGEKIKDIRGKLGITLEEASQRTGLARSTLSKIENEQISPTFQAMQKLAMGLQIDMPQLFEPPRKKVATGRRDITKSGQGKPHPTPTYEHELLATQLSNKKMMPFKSQVHARSFDEYGDWVRHDGEEFLLILSGTVRFYSEFYEPVEMSEGDSVYYDANMGHMLISTSEEDAHILWVTAK from the coding sequence ATGCCCGAAGATATCTATGATGAATACCCATCATTGACGTTAGCCAAGGAATCGAGCGATCAAAATATCGAACCATTGAAGCTTGGCGAGAAAATCAAAGACATACGTGGCAAGTTAGGGATTACCCTTGAAGAGGCAAGCCAACGCACAGGATTAGCGCGTTCAACATTAAGTAAGATTGAAAACGAACAGATTTCGCCTACCTTCCAAGCGATGCAGAAGTTGGCTATGGGGTTGCAGATAGATATGCCGCAACTCTTTGAACCACCAAGGAAAAAAGTTGCAACAGGGCGCAGGGATATTACTAAATCCGGTCAAGGAAAGCCGCACCCAACGCCTACTTATGAGCATGAACTGCTCGCCACTCAACTGTCTAACAAAAAGATGATGCCGTTCAAAAGCCAAGTGCATGCACGGAGCTTTGACGAGTACGGAGATTGGGTGCGTCATGATGGCGAAGAGTTTCTGCTTATTCTTTCAGGAACGGTTCGGTTTTATTCTGAGTTCTATGAGCCAGTGGAAATGAGTGAAGGGGACAGTGTCTATTATGATGCCAATATGGGCCATATGCTGATTTCTACCAGTGAAGAAGATGCACATATTTTGTGGGTGACCGCTAAATAA
- a CDS encoding S1 family peptidase — MVRFLLASVITAWSSFAYSFEATPYIVNGTTANISNYPTFASLFYRSNTLYSTSSFCGATLINSEYVLTAAHCIYGQNETMLYTVVAPQLEDESQFLSSPQARVVEFYYPDTYSDSSVDLWRDDIAILKLETALGVGDFKYLLNTTINNSFPSNGEFIAVGHGYIEGNQPGGGQLLETELEYISTSACQAEFGSAITDKHLCFGGPEKSGYQNSTCSGDSGGPVYYYNGLDYIQVGLTSFGPALCGDNRYSVTSVFTDLYDYQGWIDQVLAGEVEPKAFVLVEDGVRRLINNEHGSSQAEVTPDQLTTSSSGGGGGGYGLLVLLLIAFKRSIKW, encoded by the coding sequence ATGGTTCGATTTCTACTGGCGAGCGTGATAACAGCTTGGAGTTCGTTCGCCTATAGCTTTGAAGCTACTCCTTATATCGTCAATGGCACTACTGCCAACATTTCTAATTATCCTACATTTGCCAGTCTGTTTTACCGTAGTAACACGCTTTATAGCACCAGCAGCTTCTGTGGTGCGACGCTTATTAATAGTGAGTATGTACTTACCGCAGCGCATTGTATTTACGGTCAAAACGAAACCATGCTCTATACCGTGGTTGCGCCGCAACTCGAAGATGAAAGCCAGTTTTTATCGAGTCCTCAAGCCCGAGTTGTCGAGTTTTACTACCCAGATACCTATTCCGACTCGTCGGTTGATTTATGGCGCGACGATATTGCCATATTAAAGCTCGAAACGGCTTTGGGTGTTGGTGACTTTAAATACTTGCTCAACACCACGATCAATAACAGTTTTCCCTCGAACGGCGAGTTTATTGCGGTTGGCCATGGCTATATAGAAGGCAACCAACCCGGAGGGGGGCAATTGCTCGAAACTGAGTTGGAATATATTTCGACATCCGCTTGCCAAGCGGAATTTGGCAGTGCGATCACCGATAAACATTTGTGTTTTGGTGGGCCTGAAAAGAGCGGTTATCAAAATTCGACTTGTTCGGGAGATTCTGGAGGGCCAGTCTATTATTACAACGGCCTCGATTATATCCAAGTTGGGTTGACGAGCTTTGGCCCTGCATTGTGTGGAGACAACCGCTACAGTGTGACCTCTGTGTTTACCGACCTTTATGATTACCAAGGTTGGATAGATCAAGTGCTTGCAGGTGAAGTGGAACCAAAGGCATTTGTCTTGGTTGAAGATGGCGTAAGAAGACTGATCAATAACGAACATGGCAGCAGCCAAGCGGAAGTGACTCCGGATCAGTTAACCACAAGCAGCAGTGGAGGAGGAGGGGGGGGTTACGGTCTCTTGGTTCTACTTCTCATTGCTTTCAAACGAAGTATAAAATGGTAG
- a CDS encoding serine hydroxymethyltransferase gives MNKTYQNHSLENFFSTNLAATDDAVFAGIQAENTRQNEQIELIASENIVSKAVMQAQGTCLTNKYAEGYPGRRYYGGCEHVDTVEAIAIERAKQLFKCGYANVQPHSGAQANGAVKLALLQPGDTILGMSLDAGGHLTHGARPALSGKWFNAVQYGVDRDTLEIDYDAVRELALEHKPKMIIAGGSAIPRTIDFAKFREIADEVDAILMVDMAHIAGLIATGAHPSPLPHAHVVTTTTHKTLRGPRGGMILTNHEDIIKKINSAVFPGLQGGPLMHVIAAKAVAFGEALGPEFSTYIDSVINNAKVLAEVLQTRGCDIVTGGTDTHLMLVDLRPKGLKGNVTEEALERAGITCNKNGIPFDSEKPMITSGIRLGTPAGTSRGFGAEEFKLIGNWIGDVLDGLVENPEGNPEVEQRVRKEVKALCNRFPLYQ, from the coding sequence ATGAACAAAACGTACCAAAATCACAGCCTAGAGAACTTTTTCTCGACTAATCTTGCTGCTACTGACGACGCTGTGTTCGCTGGGATTCAAGCGGAAAACACACGTCAAAACGAACAAATTGAGCTGATTGCTTCTGAGAACATTGTATCTAAAGCAGTCATGCAAGCCCAAGGCACCTGCCTAACCAATAAATATGCAGAAGGTTACCCTGGCCGTCGTTACTACGGTGGCTGTGAACACGTTGATACAGTAGAGGCGATCGCTATCGAACGCGCGAAGCAACTTTTCAAGTGTGGCTACGCAAACGTTCAACCTCACTCTGGTGCGCAAGCAAATGGCGCAGTGAAGCTGGCACTTCTTCAACCAGGCGACACTATTCTTGGCATGTCTCTAGATGCGGGTGGTCACCTTACCCACGGCGCTCGCCCAGCGCTTTCTGGTAAATGGTTCAACGCCGTTCAGTATGGCGTGGATCGCGACACACTAGAAATTGATTACGACGCGGTTCGAGAACTGGCTCTTGAGCACAAGCCAAAAATGATCATCGCAGGTGGTAGCGCAATTCCTCGTACCATCGACTTTGCTAAGTTCCGCGAAATCGCAGACGAAGTTGATGCAATCCTAATGGTCGATATGGCGCACATTGCCGGTCTGATTGCGACAGGCGCGCACCCTAGTCCGCTTCCACATGCACACGTTGTTACAACCACAACACATAAGACATTGCGCGGCCCACGTGGCGGTATGATTCTGACTAACCATGAAGACATCATCAAGAAAATCAACTCTGCAGTCTTCCCTGGCCTACAAGGCGGCCCATTAATGCACGTTATCGCGGCTAAAGCCGTCGCGTTTGGCGAGGCGCTCGGTCCAGAATTTTCAACTTATATTGATTCAGTGATCAACAACGCAAAAGTTCTTGCTGAAGTATTGCAAACTCGCGGGTGCGACATTGTGACCGGCGGTACAGATACTCATCTGATGTTGGTCGACCTTCGCCCTAAGGGCTTGAAAGGTAACGTGACAGAAGAAGCACTAGAACGTGCGGGGATCACATGTAATAAAAATGGCATCCCATTCGATTCAGAGAAGCCTATGATTACATCGGGCATTCGATTAGGGACGCCTGCGGGCACAAGCCGCGGCTTTGGCGCTGAAGAATTCAAACTCATCGGTAATTGGATTGGCGACGTTCTTGACGGGTTGGTAGAAAACCCAGAAGGCAACCCAGAAGTTGAACAACGCGTTCGCAAAGAAGTGAAAGCACTGTGCAATCGCTTCCCACTTTACCAATAA
- the gcvH gene encoding glycine cleavage system protein GcvH produces the protein MDKTLKFADSHEWVRDNGDGTVTIGISEHAQEMLGDVVFVDLPEVEDEVEAGESFSLVESVKAASDIYAPITGEIVEINEELEDSPELINEEPYEGGWIVKVKMSDASELDNLKDAEEYLNSIEDE, from the coding sequence ATGGACAAAACACTGAAGTTTGCAGATAGCCACGAGTGGGTACGCGATAACGGTGACGGCACAGTAACGATCGGTATTTCTGAGCATGCACAAGAAATGCTGGGTGACGTTGTATTCGTTGACCTACCAGAGGTTGAAGACGAAGTTGAAGCAGGTGAAAGCTTCTCACTGGTTGAATCTGTAAAAGCAGCGTCTGACATCTATGCACCAATCACCGGTGAAATCGTAGAAATCAACGAAGAACTAGAAGACAGCCCAGAGCTAATCAACGAAGAACCGTATGAAGGCGGTTGGATCGTGAAAGTGAAGATGTCTGATGCATCTGAACTCGACAACCTAAAAGACGCAGAAGAGTACCTAAACTCAATCGAAGACGAGTAA
- a CDS encoding DUF5062 family protein has translation MSKSTKLQHEDKLVKKALEIGGKMAKMQGFDLPQSPQPVRVKAIYLFLVDAKQITPLPESKLDGANIKHRLALWIHSALPDNDPLK, from the coding sequence ATGTCGAAAAGCACAAAACTACAACATGAAGACAAATTGGTAAAAAAAGCACTCGAAATTGGTGGCAAGATGGCCAAGATGCAAGGGTTTGATTTACCGCAGTCCCCTCAGCCTGTCCGAGTCAAAGCCATCTACTTGTTCTTAGTTGATGCCAAACAAATTACGCCATTGCCAGAAAGTAAATTGGATGGCGCAAACATCAAACACAGACTGGCACTTTGGATACACAGCGCGCTGCCAGACAATGATCCATTGAAGTAG
- the gcvP gene encoding aminomethyl-transferring glycine dehydrogenase — protein MTELLQSLSTQNEFVARHNGPNKSDQQKMLEAINVANLDALIDETVPAQIRLEKPMTLAEAKSEADMLVAMREFADQNQIKRTFIGQGYYNTFTPNVILRNVLENPGWYTAYTPYQPEISQGRLEALLNFQQMVMDLTAMDIANASLLDEATAAGEAMTLCKRAGKSKSNVFFVADDVHSQTLEVVKTRAKYIGFDVQVGSLESLPEQDVFGALVQYPGTTGEVRDLTDIIAKAQANKTLVTVATDLLASALLKPAGEMGADVVIGSAQRFGVPMGYGGPHAAFMATRDKHKRTMPGRVIGVSIDSNGNQALRMAMQTREQHIRREKATSNICTAQALLANMASFYAVYHGAEGLRTIARRTHHMTAILAAGLTKAGFELAHNSFFDTITINSGEQTQALYAKAQAADINLRKLPTQLGVSLDETTTVADVEALFAVFGVEQDVNALSSEIASNEFAAIPEALRRTSKYLTHPVFNTHHSETQMMRYLKQLENKDFSLTHGMIPLGSCTMKLNAAAEMIPVTWPEFGSIHPFAPIEQAAGYSALAKDLKEKLCEITGYDDFSLQPNSGASGEYAGLIAIQRYHESRGEGHRNVCLIPSSAHGTNPATASMVSMKVVVVKCDDDGNIDMTDLAAKIEKHADNLSSIMITYPSTHGVYEEQVKEVCEMVHAAGGQVYLDGANMNAQVGLTSPGLIGSDVSHLNLHKTFCIPHGGGGPGMGPIGVKSHLAPFLPGHIENGVEGEEFAVSAADLGSASILPISWAYIAMMGEEGLTEATKVAILNANYMMERLRPHYPVLYRGTNGRVAHECIIDIRPLKEETGISEEDIAKRLMDYGFHAPTMSFPVAGTLMVEPTESEDLEEIDRFCDAMIAIREEITAVHEGAWPLDNNPLVNAPHTQVDLASEEWDRPYPREMGCFPSPATKQWKYWPTVNRVDNVYGDRNLICSCPSIDNYEE, from the coding sequence ATGACTGAATTACTTCAAAGCCTCAGCACACAAAATGAGTTCGTTGCTCGCCACAACGGTCCAAACAAATCTGACCAACAAAAAATGTTGGAAGCGATCAACGTTGCAAATCTAGACGCGTTGATTGATGAAACAGTTCCAGCGCAAATCCGCCTAGAAAAACCAATGACACTGGCCGAAGCAAAAAGCGAAGCTGACATGTTGGTTGCCATGCGCGAATTTGCCGACCAAAACCAAATCAAGCGTACGTTCATCGGCCAAGGTTACTACAACACTTTCACGCCAAACGTAATCCTGCGTAATGTGCTGGAAAATCCAGGTTGGTACACAGCATATACCCCTTATCAGCCAGAGATTTCGCAAGGCCGCCTAGAAGCACTGCTTAACTTCCAGCAAATGGTGATGGACCTAACCGCAATGGACATTGCTAACGCCTCACTACTTGACGAAGCAACAGCAGCAGGCGAAGCAATGACGCTATGTAAGCGCGCTGGTAAGAGCAAGAGCAACGTCTTCTTTGTTGCAGATGATGTTCACTCTCAAACGCTAGAAGTTGTTAAAACTCGCGCTAAGTACATCGGCTTTGACGTACAAGTCGGTTCATTAGAGTCACTACCAGAGCAAGACGTGTTCGGCGCGCTGGTTCAATACCCTGGTACAACCGGTGAAGTTCGCGACCTAACGGACATCATCGCTAAAGCGCAGGCCAACAAAACACTAGTCACGGTTGCTACAGACCTACTCGCTTCAGCTCTACTTAAGCCTGCAGGTGAAATGGGCGCAGATGTCGTGATCGGCTCAGCACAACGCTTTGGCGTACCTATGGGTTACGGTGGTCCACACGCTGCATTCATGGCAACACGTGACAAGCACAAACGTACGATGCCTGGTCGCGTTATCGGTGTTTCTATCGATTCTAACGGTAACCAAGCACTACGTATGGCGATGCAAACTCGAGAGCAGCATATCCGCCGTGAGAAAGCGACATCAAACATCTGTACTGCTCAGGCACTACTAGCAAACATGGCATCTTTCTACGCGGTTTACCACGGTGCAGAAGGCTTGCGTACTATTGCTCGCCGTACTCACCACATGACAGCTATTTTGGCTGCTGGTCTAACTAAAGCTGGCTTCGAACTCGCGCACAACAGTTTCTTCGATACCATCACCATCAATTCAGGTGAACAGACTCAAGCGCTGTACGCAAAAGCTCAAGCAGCTGACATCAACCTGCGCAAACTGCCAACTCAACTCGGTGTGAGCTTAGATGAAACAACAACCGTTGCTGACGTTGAAGCGCTATTTGCCGTATTTGGCGTAGAACAAGACGTAAACGCACTGTCATCAGAAATTGCGAGCAACGAATTTGCAGCGATTCCTGAAGCGCTTCGTCGTACTTCAAAATACCTTACGCACCCAGTATTCAACACGCACCACAGCGAAACGCAGATGATGCGTTACCTAAAACAGCTTGAGAACAAAGACTTCTCACTGACTCACGGTATGATTCCGCTAGGCAGCTGTACAATGAAGCTGAACGCCGCCGCGGAGATGATCCCAGTAACATGGCCAGAGTTTGGTTCGATTCACCCATTCGCACCAATCGAGCAAGCGGCGGGCTACTCTGCGCTAGCGAAAGATCTAAAAGAGAAGCTGTGTGAAATCACAGGCTACGATGACTTCTCACTACAGCCTAACTCAGGCGCATCAGGTGAGTACGCAGGTCTAATCGCGATTCAACGCTACCACGAGAGCCGCGGCGAAGGGCACCGTAACGTATGTTTGATCCCAAGCTCAGCGCACGGTACAAACCCTGCTACCGCTTCAATGGTGTCAATGAAAGTGGTTGTGGTTAAGTGTGATGACGATGGCAACATCGACATGACAGACCTAGCAGCGAAAATCGAAAAGCACGCGGATAACCTATCAAGCATCATGATCACTTACCCTTCTACGCACGGCGTTTACGAAGAGCAAGTGAAAGAAGTGTGTGAAATGGTTCATGCCGCTGGCGGTCAAGTTTACCTAGATGGCGCGAACATGAACGCTCAGGTTGGTCTAACGTCTCCTGGTCTTATCGGCTCTGACGTTTCTCACCTTAACCTGCACAAAACCTTCTGTATTCCACACGGTGGTGGTGGTCCGGGTATGGGTCCTATCGGTGTGAAATCGCACCTAGCACCTTTCCTACCGGGTCACATCGAAAACGGTGTTGAAGGTGAAGAGTTCGCAGTATCAGCAGCAGATCTAGGCAGTGCATCTATTCTACCTATTTCTTGGGCTTACATCGCAATGATGGGTGAAGAAGGTCTAACAGAGGCGACTAAGGTAGCGATTCTAAACGCCAACTACATGATGGAGCGCCTGCGCCCTCACTACCCTGTTCTTTACCGTGGTACTAATGGCCGCGTCGCGCACGAGTGCATCATCGACATTCGTCCGCTTAAAGAAGAAACAGGTATTAGTGAAGAAGACATTGCTAAGCGTCTAATGGACTACGGTTTCCACGCACCAACCATGTCTTTCCCTGTAGCAGGCACGCTAATGGTTGAGCCAACAGAGTCTGAAGATCTAGAAGAGATCGACCGTTTCTGTGATGCAATGATCGCGATTCGTGAAGAGATCACAGCGGTTCACGAAGGTGCATGGCCATTAGACAACAACCCACTAGTGAACGCACCTCACACGCAAGTTGACCTTGCAAGTGAAGAGTGGGATCGCCCATACCCTCGTGAGATGGGTTGCTTCCCTTCTCCTGCAACTAAGCAGTGGAAATACTGGCCTACCGTGAACCGCGTAGACAACGTTTATGGTGACCGCAACTTGATCTGTTCATGTCCAAGCATCGACAACTACGAAGAGTAA
- a CDS encoding substrate-binding periplasmic protein → MRSLLVVLVMYMSAFNAYASSPKTIRLAYSDVESFPFQMGNGNAVAKPPGLSIDIIEQAADTLGVEIEYVRMPGKRVLQQIKTNQVDGGFIFSYSPERARYAAYPTKDNQADSALRIATLDYFFYRLRDQSLEWDGINLSASIRSPIGVHNGFSIQKVLSDKGIETLEMPSTAQLFELLKKRRVSAVAIQSNIADSYIEKNQLPNIVKVNPPILRKYYYLIFSQRFASENPELVSQMWSTIGSVRDESIANHMNKYLLR, encoded by the coding sequence ATGCGCTCTCTATTAGTCGTACTTGTGATGTATATGTCCGCTTTTAATGCTTATGCCTCATCGCCTAAAACCATCAGACTTGCCTACTCAGACGTTGAATCATTTCCGTTCCAAATGGGCAACGGTAATGCAGTCGCCAAGCCGCCTGGGCTATCCATCGATATCATAGAGCAGGCCGCTGACACCTTGGGTGTAGAAATCGAATACGTTCGAATGCCGGGCAAAAGAGTCCTTCAGCAAATCAAAACGAATCAAGTCGATGGCGGTTTTATTTTCTCTTATAGCCCAGAACGAGCCCGATACGCGGCTTATCCCACCAAAGATAACCAAGCTGACAGCGCATTGCGTATCGCGACACTCGATTACTTTTTTTATCGTCTTCGTGATCAATCGCTGGAGTGGGACGGGATAAACCTATCGGCAAGTATCAGAAGTCCAATCGGTGTGCACAACGGATTTTCTATTCAGAAGGTGTTATCTGATAAAGGTATAGAGACATTGGAGATGCCGAGTACCGCTCAACTGTTCGAATTGTTGAAGAAGCGGCGTGTATCGGCAGTGGCGATCCAAAGCAACATCGCCGACAGTTACATTGAAAAGAATCAATTACCCAATATCGTGAAGGTCAACCCACCAATACTCAGAAAGTACTACTATCTGATTTTCAGCCAGCGCTTCGCGTCAGAGAACCCAGAGCTAGTGAGTCAGATGTGGTCAACCATTGGTAGTGTTCGCGATGAGAGCATTGCAAATCATATGAACAAGTATTTGTTACGTTAA
- the gcvT gene encoding glycine cleavage system aminomethyltransferase GcvT gives MTQDLLKTPLHSLHVEAGAKMVPFAGYDMPVQYKLGVKKEHLHTRDAAGLFDVSHMGQLRLHGEGAAAFLESLVPVDIIDLPAGNQRYAFFTNEQGGIMDDLMVANLGDHLFVVVNAACKEQDINHLEAHLPSGVELEVIDDRALLALQGPKAVDVLKRFNAEVADMLFMDVKKLEILGVECIVSRSGYTGEDGYEISVPNTHAQELAQKLTAEEEVEWIGLGARDSLRLECGLCLYGHDLDTTTTPVEASLLWGIQKVRRTGGEREGGFPGADIILKQIETKDVTRKRVGLVGQTKAPVREGTELFDADDNKVGVVTSGTAGPNAGKPVSMAYVRADLMAVGTELFAEVRGKKLPMTVEKMPFVPQRYYRG, from the coding sequence ATGACTCAAGATCTACTAAAAACACCACTTCACTCTTTACATGTTGAAGCTGGTGCGAAAATGGTTCCTTTCGCAGGCTACGATATGCCAGTGCAATACAAACTCGGCGTGAAAAAAGAGCACCTACACACCCGTGATGCGGCGGGTCTGTTCGACGTATCGCATATGGGGCAATTACGTCTGCACGGTGAAGGGGCTGCGGCGTTTCTTGAGTCTTTGGTCCCAGTGGACATTATCGACCTACCAGCTGGCAACCAGCGCTATGCGTTTTTCACCAATGAACAAGGTGGCATTATGGATGACCTTATGGTGGCAAACCTTGGGGATCATCTGTTTGTTGTCGTCAATGCGGCGTGTAAAGAGCAAGATATTAACCATCTTGAAGCCCACCTTCCGTCCGGCGTAGAGCTAGAAGTGATTGATGACCGAGCACTACTGGCATTGCAAGGCCCTAAAGCCGTAGATGTCCTTAAGCGATTCAATGCTGAGGTCGCAGACATGCTATTTATGGACGTGAAGAAGCTTGAGATTTTAGGTGTTGAGTGCATTGTGAGCCGCAGTGGCTACACGGGTGAAGATGGCTACGAAATATCTGTACCAAACACGCACGCACAAGAGCTAGCACAAAAGCTAACAGCTGAAGAGGAAGTCGAGTGGATCGGTCTTGGCGCTCGTGACTCTCTGCGTCTTGAGTGTGGATTGTGTTTGTATGGTCATGATCTCGACACAACGACAACACCTGTTGAAGCAAGCCTTCTGTGGGGCATTCAAAAAGTGCGTCGCACTGGCGGTGAACGCGAAGGTGGGTTCCCAGGTGCGGACATCATCCTTAAGCAAATTGAGACTAAAGACGTGACGCGTAAGCGTGTTGGTTTAGTTGGCCAAACCAAAGCCCCAGTTCGTGAAGGCACTGAACTGTTCGACGCTGATGACAACAAAGTTGGTGTTGTAACCAGTGGTACAGCAGGCCCTAACGCAGGTAAACCAGTTTCAATGGCTTATGTTCGTGCCGATCTTATGGCTGTAGGTACTGAGTTGTTTGCCGAAGTTCGTGGTAAAAAACTGCCAATGACTGTTGAGAAAATGCCATTTGTGCCGCAGCGTTACTATCGCGGTTAA
- a CDS encoding DUF1566 domain-containing protein: MKKLTIGIALSLVSTFSMAAQECHVDFSKSAPNIRYEFNDNGTIKDKVTGLTWMRCAVGQEWNAEQATCTGNATGMFWQAALNEVVSINQSESHKLHQFGGKQKWRMPNIKELVSLAEFSCRTPALNTKAFRGAFDTRTDDADLTSYLWSNHHLPDTQRIMTFDTRNAQVFSYGMSQSKLGVLLVADDE, encoded by the coding sequence ATGAAAAAACTGACAATCGGTATCGCGTTAAGTTTGGTATCCACTTTTTCTATGGCCGCTCAAGAGTGCCATGTTGATTTTAGTAAAAGTGCACCGAACATTCGTTACGAATTTAATGACAATGGCACCATAAAAGACAAAGTCACAGGGTTAACTTGGATGCGCTGTGCTGTGGGGCAAGAATGGAATGCAGAGCAAGCGACTTGTACGGGAAACGCAACAGGTATGTTTTGGCAGGCTGCATTAAATGAAGTGGTGTCGATCAACCAAAGTGAGAGCCACAAATTGCACCAATTTGGTGGTAAGCAAAAATGGCGCATGCCGAATATCAAAGAGTTGGTGAGCTTGGCTGAATTTTCCTGTCGTACGCCAGCGCTAAATACCAAAGCTTTCCGTGGCGCCTTCGACACACGTACAGATGATGCCGATCTGACGTCTTACTTGTGGAGTAACCACCACCTTCCAGACACGCAAAGAATCATGACATTTGACACGCGTAACGCGCAGGTCTTTAGCTACGGCATGTCTCAATCAAAACTCGGTGTCTTGCTGGTGGCCGACGACGAGTAA